CTATAGaccaaatgtcaggtcattaggttgtaataccagggcacaggggcccaaaatatatatatttggtctaaaaatgaccaaaaaccctaaatatcataatttctaaggtctatataaaaaaaaagtggaaaaaaatcctgggggtatttgctatctctacctCCATGCCCAATTTCAGGTCaattggcccaaaaatgaaaaggttgaatccatttgaggatttggcaggagaagaagaagaagaagcacgacaaaagacaatatattgcaatccatacaatgtatttaattatatttcaatccatacatagtatggattgcaatataatgtCTTTTACACATTGCTCAAGGATTGCCGGATTTGTATGAGACGAATAATCGACAAAAAAACAAGGGGCATAATAATCTTTATATAATGCTTGGCCAGACTTTCTTTACTCTCGCTTTATAAAACGGAACCAAAAGTATGGAAAAGACTCTAAGAGGAAAGTCTGTGGCTTTCCTACACAATTTTGGGGTTAAATGTTGtctgatttcaaattttctctTAGACCTTTAATTTTTTACCTTAACCCCTTGATAGATTTTAATTTTCAAGTCAAGTCTGACAGCCAAGAAATTGAAATGGGGAGGCCTAAGAAACATGACAAGGTTCAGAGGATGTCTCCCATCTTGACGATACAACTTACTGCACGGAATGACGTCACACTCCTCCTGGCTGCCATCTTCCGTCATACAAAATGGCTGTCCGAGTCCAGTagggttgcggcagtagttgttCTCCAGGTTAGCCCAGGGGTACTTGGTCGGGTAGAAACCAGCCTGCGCAGCGGACCACTTCACACAGTCTGCCCCGGATGTAGTTTTATTCCATGTACCGCGGTAGTTCATGCCACTACCATGGTAGCAAACTGGGAAGGAGAAATGGAATTGTATAAATGTTCAAATGATGCATTCCTGAATGTGTATCGTTAAAAGAATGTTCCTTTCTGCTCTGCGAAGTGATTATGCAGGAACTGGTAAAATCTGAGGGATTGAGTGACAATATCGAGCAATGTCAGTGAGTCCTTACTTTGGTTGTACTTCTTGTCTGGCTCCGGGTTCCAACAGGCGTGTGGTGGTGACGGAAACAGGTCACAGGTAGGGAACCGGTTCTTCGTCCGGTCATCAGCCATGTGGAGAACTTCCTCACACCACGAgtggcacggcagcagctgtgTCCTACAAAACAGGCAGGTTTACAAACACCCTGACATTGTGAGGTTTTGTCACCACCCCCAACAATTACAGAAGTTTAAGACagatttaaaacaaacaaatacatgcaATTCAGCATTTTATTGCAATCTTGAGTATAAAGTGGTTGTCGTTCACTATTCGATCTTAGAAAAATCCAATGAatgaattgaaattgtcaaaatcattgtcattttttctaGTGAGACGATACAGACTACTCACATGCACGaggccgtgttgtctccatgtGAAGTGCAGAATGTGTTGTTCTCTTCGGAGACAGCACATCGCGGGAAGATGACCGTAGATGCGAATTCCCGGAACTCAGGATGCCGGCTCTCTGCGTGGCTGGTCGAACtgtcgagcagctccacggcaGAGGAATTCTGTATCTCCTCAAACGTCGTCTGGCCCAGCTGATTCGGCAGCATCGCAAGTCTACCGCCGAGGCTGAGATCCACAGGAGTTGGCAGGCACACTGAAgattagaaaattaagaaaTCGGCTTTGAACATCTACATACCAGTAACATAAGTATTAACTAGAGGCACTGATAAACAATACGGAAAtaataattgattaggaaatctaccaaacatgcaaatacattatagaaaatgtGCAAGAGAAATAATTTTGTATTGAACGAATCGTTCCCACAAAACCGACAGACCGTTGCCTGCAGCAACTATCTCTTTATTTTAGATCTGCTctgaatttttttcagttttaataAAAAACCACGACAGAACAGTTCTAAAAACTACTAGAGGTTAAAGGTTACAAAATAAACGAGAACAGGAAGGAAATGATGAATATCGGGTCCTTTGAATATGATTTCTCccagaaaataaacatttttcgTACATATGCGGATCTAAGAACCGTGATACCTTACCGCAACCTTCCTCGTCACTCCCGTCTGTACAGTCCGCCCGCCCGTCACACCGCTGCCGCGCCAGGATGCAGGACTGTCCGTGTGCGCACTGGTGGTACCCCAGGGGGCAGTCGATTACTGTGGGAGAAATATTGTGTTAGTCCTTCAATCGGGCATGATAAAGTTCTGAGACAAGAATATCTTAAAACTGAAGTAaaacggtgtattacagcaccgtttgggttataccgccccttactgGGTGGCATACCATACACTTTCTTCTAgcatgaggacacttatattttcaatgctAAACTTTGATTCtgtgcataatggttacaaatctgtggatactTTTACCCTTCATCAGAATACAAACTGTTTATTTGCGCAGTTTTTGGACCAACCCAAAAAGGCTTGGATCTTCagtcaaaacacaacatttttttcctaggcctaactaAGCAGGTGACACACCATCATTCAGCTGACAGATGAAGTTGTGTGGAGTCGAGCAGGGCGCGTCGTTCCAGCCGGTACGGAAGTGGTTAGCGCAGACTTCTCCTTCCCCTTCATTGTCGGGTTCCCCCGGCTGCCACCCCCCATTCGGCCAGTCCGTGGCTGTGTTGTACGGAGTCCCATCTTGCCACATCCACCCTCCCTCGCCGCTCGGATGGCTCAGGCCAAACCAGAAAGGGGAGTTGGGATCCACGGTGTCCTTCAGGTCCCTCAAGAAGTCGTCCGCGTCTTCGTCCTTCGGCATGGCCAGAAGCCCCCGGTCCGCTGcacacacctgcctggcctgctTGTAGGTTTTGCCTTGGTTGTACGCCTTGAAGCACGAACCCCCATGGGCAGAGTAGCCAGAAGGACAGCCTGCAAATAAACATGTTTCAATGACTGTActccatgaaaaaaatagaTGTATAAGCAGCATGCCAAGACAAGTCATACTCATTAACGGACATTTCAACAAAGATTAACTCTAACTCATCTCTAACTCATTTCTTGTAATTCTAAATAACCTGAAAGTTTGCATGTACATTAATGTTTATCTCTCTGGCTTATATGAATAATGAAGTGTACAAAAATTGTTCTAACTAAAATGTAGAGCAAGGTGTGAGAATTGAGTCCAGCGATTACCAGTAAAAGGTGTGATGGCCGGAGTCGTGGGTTCGGTGCTGGCTCCGACAGTCGTGGGTTTGGCGCTGGACGCGGCAGTCGTGGGTGCAGTGCTGAGCATCACAGTCGTGGGTTTGGTGCTGGACCCGACAGTCGTGGGTTCGGTGCTGGAcacgacagtcgtgggttcGGTGCTGGAcacgacagtcgtgggttcGGTGCTGGAcacgacagtcgtgggttcGGTGCTGGACGCGACAGTCGTAGGTTTGGTGCTGGACACGACAGTCGTGGGTTTGGTGCTGGACGCGACAGTCGTGGGTTCGGTGCTGGAcacgacagtcgtgggttcGTTGCTGGACATGACAGTCGTGGGTTCGGTGCTGGGCACGACAGTCGTGGGTTTGGTGCTGGACACGACAGTCGTGGGTTTGGTGGTGGGCACGACAGTCGTGGGTGATGTTGTCGTAGGTGTCACTGCTCGGTGAGGACAGAAAATAGAGCTGTTCCACTCAACTGCGAGTTTCCACTTGACTCATTTATActctgatttgcatgatttatgtctaatgatGTTCACCTTTGTTTGAAATTCTGGCCGTTTAATACTATGGAATCATAGTAATTTCTTTGTACATACAtactatgtacattgtattttgtacttATAGTGGGAAGCTGTCAGGAGCTGTACTTACCAGTGGTTACGCCAGGAGGCGCTGCCGTGGACAGGTAGATGTGGTATGGGTCATCGAGACCATCCACCAGCACAGTCTTGGTCAAGTTGGACTTGGACAGCCTGGAGGTGTGAAACAAAACATATGTttgtatactttttttaaacagtggCAGTTAATGATAAttcctactctgtaacctcgaatGAGGGGTTGGAACTTGGGAAGTCGCTAAAGGATGGACACAACACCGCCTTCCTGTCATCGGGATAGAAGACGACGGGGTTTGGCTTCAGGTCAGCTACCTGCTCCTGTAAAAAACTATTGCTACGAAAACAGAAGTAGAGCAGCTACGAAGCAGCCAGGACGAAAGTCGTCTCCCAGGAGAGACAGAAGGACGGACACCAGTGAAAGCCTCAGCGAGGAAGCTGATGCCCCGATGACCAGAGTCCTGACTGCGAAAACCGTCACCCGTATTGGGTACTGGAATATTAGAACTTTAAACCAACCATCAAAGCTAGCTCAAgtcttaaccctatctagaccgggcttttttttaGGATACCTggggccggggggggggggatctctTTTGGCCCCCTTTGTAATTTCAAGACGGCTTGCTTTATATTTTccgtaattttggtatcgttatgacgtaatatgacgtaattatgacgtaataACGTCATATTTTGGGCTTAAACAGTCTAAATATGGAATTTTCACCATGCTCAAGGGTATTTAACAAAACGATGACTACAAAGGGTATTTTATAGGtatctaagtctgccaagtcttgtTGCCAATGCCAACGCcactgacgcctatatgacgtcagaaaatgacgtcatttgtccgccatcttggattgacaagcttgaatttcctaaaatacgtttttttctacatataaccaCCAAACCTAATAGAAGTAGACTAAAAACGTTCAAGTGATagtgttttgtaaaaaaaataaaagattttgacggaatttgagtaaaaataacatgtaatAACCGTTGAtgatgacattgtccgccatgttggattttgacccatgacgtcatcatattagcaaaaattatgaatatttaattatgaatGTAATCTACAATTACACaagatgttaatgatatagataaccaagtgtggtctagcaataaaaccatgaaatctcatgattcaaactgaaattagtaaatttggtaaaatatgactgtcagaaacccgttgccatggcaacacgaaaaatcacaaactaaatttttttcacagaattgttgtcaacaatattttaggaaaagtcaccaagtttcatAGTCCTAGCTCACGTCGTTCGGTAGTTATAGGACGTCAaatttggcgcaggcacttttagcccccccccccccggtctagatagggttaagagAAATGGAGACCTATGGAATCAGCATACTAGGTCTTAGTGAAGTCCGTTAGACAGACTCAGGCAAGACTATGTCAGACGACAAAACAATTCTGTTCTCAGGTCGTCAGGATGGAATTCACAGGGACGGAGTAGCCCTCGTCTTAGACAAGTCTGCAGCAAATGCCCTTGAAGAATGGACGCCAATGAGCGTCTTATAACAGCAAGATTCATCACAAATCATGCAAAGGTCAGTGTAGTTTAGTGCTATGCTCCAACGAATGAATACGATGAAGCCGATAAGGATATATTTTACCAACAACTCCAAGACACGATTGAGAAGATCCCCCTCCATGACATTCCCCTTGACATTTGTGATGATGCCCAGATTGGAGGTAACAGATCAGGATTCGAACATGTGCTGGGCCCCCATGcgtacgtcatattacgtcatagtgatataaaaaattcaggaattataaaactcgatgagcgcaaaccccctgcaaatttggtgatcgtccagtaagccattttgaaaatacgaagtcCAGGGAAGGCcccaaaagcccagtctggatagggttaacccCTTCCAAGAACGGGGAACCATTTTTTAGGCTGATATAACGCATCGCGGCTTTATTATACCGTTTTATATGCGATGTGTCTTAAGGACTCAGATTGGCGCCGTACACCGTCGCCGCTGTTCGActgattacctttgccagactggctaaggttatgttttgggcgtgtttgtgtgtctgtgtgtgtctgtgtgtgtgttaacaacataactcgagaaaccttggatggatcctgatgatatttggtaggtgggtaggggtcgggaaaacggaggtcaagtt
Above is a genomic segment from Branchiostoma floridae strain S238N-H82 chromosome 16, Bfl_VNyyK, whole genome shotgun sequence containing:
- the LOC118432742 gene encoding uncharacterized protein LOC118432742, whose amino-acid sequence is MSSNEPTTVVSSTEPTTVASSTKPTTVVSSTKPTTVASSTEPTTVVSSTEPTTVVSSTEPTTVVSSTEPTTVGSSTKPTTVMLSTAPTTAASSAKPTTVGASTEPTTPAITPFTGCPSGYSAHGGSCFKAYNQGKTYKQARQVCAADRGLLAMPKDEDADDFLRDLKDTVDPNSPFWFGLSHPSGEGGWMWQDGTPYNTATDWPNGGWQPGEPDNEGEGEVCANHFRTGWNDAPCSTPHNFICQLNDVIDCPLGYHQCAHGQSCILARQRCDGRADCTDGSDEEGCVCLPTPVDLSLGGRLAMLPNQLGQTTFEEIQNSSAVELLDSSTSHAESRHPEFREFASTVIFPRCAVSEENNTFCTSHGDNTASCMTQLLPCHSWCEEVLHMADDRTKNRFPTCDLFPSPPHACWNPEPDKKYNQICYHGSGMNYRGTWNKTTSGADCVKWSAAQAGFYPTKYPWANLENNYCRNPTGLGQPFCMTEDGSQEECDVIPCNLFLCEDLGPPNYGHRTPLKRYYNVGDRVAYTCNVGYSLKPGAPTDVRCTDGGLWQYDKPSCSVDFQIRLEKELLDVYNTNQAPGAETEPGSKTETENETKTDTLAETGSKIDTMTETETETESKTDTLAETGSKIDTMTETEAKTDNMTETETLTETSKRSRSVIRFNGSVEQIVDLDEKKELLIASVAIDFTWQDSRLKWEPEYYGNIRNLTVRGSSIWTPAFTLKMNADPLYQGLPKDVPVLITIDGTVTWRVETLTSTICDADPFFFPADTMECHICFSVSSAIGQTIECGGGSSCNVWSPPQDEGE